Proteins from a single region of Bos javanicus breed banteng chromosome 7, ARS-OSU_banteng_1.0, whole genome shotgun sequence:
- the LOC133251864 gene encoding olfactory receptor-like protein OLF4 — protein MEPENKTQISQFLLLGFSEETELQPIIFGVFFSMYLITVFGNLLIILAVSSDLHLHTPMYFFLSNLAFVDICFTSTIIPKMLQSTQTQRKVITYEGCIVQVYFYLLFAGLDDFLLTVMAYDRYVAICHPLHYLVIMKPWVCGLLLLVSWIMSALFSLLHSLMVLQLSFCSDLEIHHFFCEIKWLIQLACSDPFLNNIMVYFGSVIQGSVPLTGILYSYSKISSSICGISSAKGKYKAFSTCTSHLSVVSLFYCSALGVYLSSAATHSSHTSTIASVMYTAVTPMLNPFIYSLRNKDIKRTLKRFFGMVTFIKEPFVLGLKDMG, from the coding sequence ATGGAACCAGAGAACAAGACACAAATTTCACAATTTCTCCTTCTGGGATTCTCAGAGGAAACAGAACTGCAGCCCATCATATTTGGGGTTTTCTTCTCCATGTACCTGATCACTGTGTTTGGAAATCTGCTCATCATCCTGGCTGTCAGCTCAGAcctccacctccacacccccatgtacttcttcctctccaacctggCCTTTGTAGACATCTGTTTCACCTCCACCATCATCCCAAAGATGCTGCAAAGCACTCAGACACAGAGGAAAGTCATTACTTATGAAGGCTGCATCGTACAGgtttatttttacttactttttgcAGGATTAGATGACTTCCTCCTgactgtgatggcctatgaccggtaTGTGGCCATCTGTCACCCCCTGCACTACCTGGTCATCATGAAGCCCTGGGTATGTGGACTGCTCCTTCTGGTGTCCTGGATCATGAGTGCCCTGTTTTCCTTGTTACACAGCTTAATGGTGTTGCAGCTGTCATTCTGCTCAGACTTGGAAATCCACCACTTTTTCTGTGAAATCAAATGGCTGATCCAACTTGCCTGTTCTGACCCCTTTCTCAACAACATAATGGTGTATTTTGGATCTGTAATTCAGGGGAGTGTTCCCCTGACTGGTATCCTTTACTCTTACTCTAAAATTTCatcctctatctgtggaatctCATCAGCTAAGGGGAAGTATAAAGCATTCTCTACCTGTACATCTCACCTCTCAGTTGTCTCCTTATTTTATTGTTCAGCCTTAGGAGTATACCTTAGCTCTGCTGCTACCCACAGCTCACACACAAGTACAATTGCCTCGGTGATGTACACTGCAgtcacacccatgctgaaccccttcatctacagtctgagaaataaagacataaagaggACTCTAAAAAGATTCTTTGGAATGGTAACATTTATAAAAGAGCCATTTGTCCTTGGGCTGAAGGACATGGGCTGA